DNA sequence from the Oncorhynchus clarkii lewisi isolate Uvic-CL-2024 chromosome 9, UVic_Ocla_1.0, whole genome shotgun sequence genome:
CAGTcagtggtcagagacctggccgtgtgatgccaggacaacctctccctcaatgtgatcaagacaaaggagatgattgtggacgacaggaaaaggaggaccgagcacacctccattcttatcgacggggctgtagtggagcaggttgagagcttcaagttccttggtgtccacataaccaacaaccaacatggtccaagcacaccaagacagtcgtgaagagggcacaacaaaacctattccccatcaggagactgaaaatatttggcctgggtcctcagatcctcaaaaggttctacagctgcaacgtcgagagcatcttgactggttgtatcactgcctggcatggcaactgctcggcctccgaccgcaagtcactacagagggtagtacgtacagccttgtacatcactggggcaaagcttcctgccatccaggcagtgtcagaggaaggtcctaaaaattgtcaaagactccagccaccctagtcatagactgttctttctgctaccacatgacaagcggtaccggagcaccaagtctaggtccaagaggcttttaaacagcttctacccccaagccataagactcctgaacatctcgtcaaatggttacccagactagggccccccaccccctctttacaccactgctactctatgttgtcatctatgcatagttactttaataactctacctacatgtacatactaccttcaTACTACCTCCGCACATGCACATACTattcccccgcacattgactctgtattgaaTGTGGAATGTTTGTTTGTTgatttgaaaaacaagaaaacctAATGAAACTTTTTTAATAGAAAAAAAGTGAAGTGCCTGTcacaagcatgtgtgtgtgtgtggttttcatTTTTGTTTGTTCAAATCATGTTTACCGGAATGTAGTCATCAACTGGTATGTCTCGTGTACCTGCAAGGCAGGGAGGTTGTGGAAAGAGCAGCGGACATTTTTAGGGTTGGAGACACTAAGCAGTGGTAGTGTATGCTACACATGATATAAAAGGTGCAGAAAAACACAGCACACCTAAACTGTTGCAGTCATAAACAAGGTGTCAGATCAAATAAACTAACGTGCAAATATTTATAAAACATTTATCAAAAAGAGGAACCTAAACTTCTTTAAACTGCTAAGTaatttcccactgggcacacactggttgtatcaacattgtttccgtgccatttcaatgaaattcagttgaaccaatgtggaatagacgttgaattgacatctctGCCCAGTGGGTTGTCACATGGTCTCTCACAAAACCATAAATCCAATAGGGGAGACAGTTGGGTCATGTCCTTACTTTTTACGAGATTATTCTGTTACACTTTCTGCAGTATGTTTTGAATATAGAGACATAAAGGGTAAAACATACAGGGCCGGTTTCCCAGACAGATTAAGCCTAAACCTAGTCCGGAGCTATAAAGCATGGCTTAAATGAATGGAGAATCTCAATTTAAATAACTTTTTAATCTTGGACTAGGCTAAATGAATGAATCTGTGTCTGAACAGCTGGCCCTAAGCTTTGATCTCTGCATGTCCTTCTCACAACACTAAAATAAGTCATTCTTGGCTCATTCTGCAGTACATCAATGTTCTCACAGTGAGTCTTGTTCTTAGGAAAGACATGGTAACATTCCAAGACCTATGTGTTTtgggaaatgttttattttggtCAAATAAAGTACATGTTTAGCAgttgttattgcaggtgtagagaaatgcttgtgcgtgcacaaagtacagtgaaatgcttaacttgcaAGCCAACATTGCAGTATTCAATATCAAAATATTATAACaaaatacaatgtaaaaaaaatacaaatgaggATACAATGTGTGATGAATTTTCCTAATTGTCTTTAGTCATGACCATAAACAGTAAACCACGGGTATTGTGTGAGACATTGTCTTCACAGGTCAAGGCCtcaaatatggaagtatagattagccaaattgtttaacctgagcatgaccccaaaactaaggacttattagccagccccaCTCTGTTGTTTATTAtaatgttgtcatggaggactgattgggctcattgatttgaGTTGAAAACTAAATGCTGCACTCATGGAAAGGCATGCTTTCAGCACTACTGAAACGTTCTATTTACTTGTGAAAAATTAATTCCATATGCTGCAATTTGCTATAGGCcttttgtttacctttttgttggtgacactttgatatcttgataatatgcagctgtttaacgGGCAAAttcacagatgaaacaataacaaaacgaacaccccgcctctgttttggtaaaaagctgagggatggtcCTGGAGAAATGTAAACACTCTCTGATTagtagacagagctatggatgcaaggactgtgtcacgccctggtcttagtattttgtgttttctttattattttggtcaggccagggtgtgacatgggttatttatgtggtgtgttttgtcttggggtttttgtaggttatgggattgtggtatagtagagttgtctaggtaagtctatggttgcctagggtggttctcaatcagaggcaggtgtttatcgttgtctctgattgggagccatatttaggcagccatattctttgagtgttttgtgggtgattgctCCTGTCTccgcaccagatagggctgttttggtttggtCACGTTTTGTATcgttctttattaaagatgtatcgaaataaccatgctgctttttggtccgatccctgctacacctcctcttcagaggaagaaaaccttaacagacTAACCATCTATGATATAAAAagtattgttttaaccatgttatgaggctacaCAATGTTAGCCAagattggagtaaaacaagcttatattttggattctcatggagtgtgacagttgaactaagctcatgaggcatttataagatatattcttcaagaatcaatggatacataaatttataaatccaaaaatgtatgtatttccacacactgtatattgatttttttctattgtgttattggctatAGGTTtgcttattccatgtgtaactctgtgttgttgcttgtgtcgcactgctttgctttatcttggccaggtcgcagttgtaaatgagaacttgttctcaactggcctacctggttaaataaaggtgaaataaaaaagaaatacataaaaaaactacAGATTGCcactttaagtctatcaaaagtgtgcaagtttgagcatgtgtccattaggcctataaaTATGATTTTTTATCAGcctgaattagattgagcaacaAAAGCCCTACTTTCATTCCATAGGCTTGGATCCGCACTCTGCAGCTGTTGCAAGAACACATTTTTCACTGgttgtccactggtttcaaaaacaatgattgattaGCATCTTAAAATGCTTGAATTCAACTATTATTGGGTTGAAATACACACTTCGATTTGTGAACcaccatccacaacaaccataatccgtaaggcgcaaatagctaaataagagagcagcagtgtgattcacattaaTGCGCTATGTAggtatcaataataagtgatatctgtATCACTGTAGACGACACCACTGATGTCATCCTTACCTACAAgcatttattcaagttggataatctttggataccgacagcagtcgcaccattggaagacatagcttggactgtaacCTACAAAAACCTATTCCTGCTCTTCTCctgcgatccatcaaacacatttggtgtgtcatcatagtggtctctgatttatCATCAACGTCATCATcttgtttttcaaaagtatctgtaatctgattacaatattttagctggtaacgTAATGTATTATAGGTTTTttttgtaatccgttactccaCAACCCTGCCTATTGTGCTGGGTTATTGGTCCTGGGTAAATGAGATATGACCCAGCTggtcagatcagaagactggagaCGTAGTGTAGTAGGGGCTTGGCTTTCAGATAGTTACCATGAGCGGTATGTCGTTCCTGTtcatcaaatccaatcaaattttatttgtgacgtgctgaatacaacatgtgtagaccttgCCGTGAAATGCAAATGTACAAGCCCttaaaccaacagtgcagttcaagaaagagttaagaagtaaataaattaactaaagtaaaacatattacaaagttacacaataaaataacaataatgagggtatatacagggggtagaggtaacgagtcaatgtgcaggagtacaggttagtcgaggtaatttgtaaatgtaggtagaggtgaagtgactatgcattgattataaacagcgagtagcacaagtgtaaaaaacaaatgggggggagGGGTGTCACTGTAAACAATTTGTTtaaatgttcagcagtcttacagcttgggggtagaagctgttaaggagacttTTGGTCCTAGGACTTTTGGTCCTTTTGGTCCTTCAATCggtgttctgatgtccagaagttattttcgttcagaagaaacagtagcagcaacattatgtacaaaattagtaaaaaaacaagttacaaacaacatCAATAAACTATCAAAATAGCACAGTTAATTAGGAGCATGTAAAACATCAGCAATCCATTCAATGCCATTCTATTGCATAGTTATCACGTTGTGGTTTAACGTTGACATTTTTGTAGCTGCATTGATGCTTATACAAGTGTATGAGTTCCCTAAAAgtatattgtcacgccctgacctttttatgtctctattttggtttggtcagggcgtgagttggggtgggcattctatctTTTGtgttctatttctgtgtgtttgaccgggtatggttctcaatcagaggcagctgtctatcgttgtctccgattgagaaccatacttaggtagccttttcccacctgtgttttgtgggtagttgttttctgtttttgtgtctgcaccagacagaactgttttggttttgttcgttctctttgttatttttgttatttcagtgttcagttcaaataaaagtatgaacacgtaccacactgcaccttggtcctctccttccaacagccgttataTATATGAGTTCCACTGCAGAAGAAGAACCACAGTGGCAAGAACAAAATCCAGACAACAAACGACAAACAGAAAATTAGgaaaaaacaacacaacacaccacaccagacaacaaaacaaccccataatcacaaagccAGCATGCAGGCCCCCCAAACTCCCCTACTCCCTCAGAAGAAACATATCCCCTCCAAATCCTTTCCTCATACCACTCCCTACCGCTCCCCCATTTTGTAACACCCCTGATCACTCCAGCCTAGCCCCTACGGGCCCAGATCCGTCCCCCCATGGTCCTTACTGCACATGACTGCACCTGAACTTACAACTCCTAAAACCCCCAATGCCTTGCTAGAAATCGTCTCCCCCTCCTAGTCCCCCCTCACAACACAAACAACCCGCTAGAGGCCCTCATCCACTTCTGCAATTAAATGATCAAACCCGGAGTCTCCCAATGACCCATGACCTTGACAAAACACTCAGAACAGAATAACTTTTTTCAGACGGCTGTTCATGTTTGCCTCCCCACTAGGAAATTCATCCATAGACGGCACAAGGTATGTACTGAGAACGTCCGCCACAGATGCATCTCACATTGAACACACCTACCAACTTGTGTGTGAGTGGCCAGGTGGGTCTGGGCCCTCTTTGTTCCCTGTTCTCCAACCTCCATTCTCCAGCCTTGCCGCCACATCGCTCCCCCTCCAGCACCAGACCGATGGACATATCCTCCTCCACCCccatccctctccaccccccttcCTCCTATACACTTATCGCGCTCCAGAatcagaccagaaccaagaaccccAAAAAAGAAGAGGCACGGAGAAAATACCAAAGATATAGATCTACGCCCGGAGCGAGCAGGCCACAGCGGAATACCATCATTGACCTGTTTTTAGCCAATCATTGTttgtgtagtgcactataaatgtaATATGTTCCATTTGAGACTACACTACACTGCCATTATCTTTAGTATGATGCTTATATTCTGACTGAAAATGTAACATTATATAAGTGTGGTGCTGGTGTGCTGTTTGTGTTATATGTTTTACATTTTGTAATGTTGTGTTGACTGCTTGCTTTCTTGACCAGGTCTAACTTGAAAAAGAGACTGTGTCTCAACAGGTTtttactggttaaataaaggttcaatagaaATAGCATAAATATACCACTACAGTCAACAAATATGAATATGTTGCTTTTATTTGCTTGCTTGGAAATGAAGTGAAAGCATAAATATAACATGGACAAACACTTTGATCTAAGGTCTAAAAGTCCTCTTATAAGGAACTCTTTTCATTTACCTACTGTATGCAGCTCTCTTCTAAGGACTCATCCCTCTGACCCTTCCTGGGTCCTTCACAGGTAAAGATATAATAAACATATTTGTATTATAACATATGTAATAAACATATAATAAAAACAAGCAATAGACATAAAATGTGCTACATTGTACACTTCCGCTCATAAGAAGAAAGTTGTCTAGTGAAAGCTTTCGCAGAGCAAAATGCCCATACATCCCCTACAATGCAATGAATTGTATCAGAAGGGAGCGCTGGGCCGGCAGTCCAAGACACAGGTTGTTGAATCACGTTCACCATTTTGTTAACAAGTGTTACGGGGTATGAGTAGTGCTTCCAACCTCTTTAGAATGTTTACTTTCCTGCATTCTGGGAAAGAGAAAAGACAAACAAGTCAAACTAGGCAGAACTGAACGATTTCCCCtaagataggccagctgcaaagtgaAAATTGTCTTTGTGTTGGATTCTAGCTTGAAATATACCTATTCATGTTACCATACTAGAACATATTGATTACTTTACATGTATAAGGAATGTATATGTTGGGGTCAATGAAGGGTTGATAGGGATTTGGATTCTGTTCCATGTTTCTAAGGAGGGAGGTGAAGGGCGATAGTCTCTTGATAAGGGATGCCAGCTGCAGAAACTAGGGAGGAGCGAGGAATCCGTCTCGAGGTCAAGTTGACAGATGAAGTGAGAAGAAACCTCTGGGAGAGGGGCCCACCCCTACGACTCTCCTACTATAGTCCTATCTCACACACTTCCACGCCCACAAAGGATCTAGCATAAGGCAGGGCTATGACTACACCAGTGAGAGGAACAAAtgaacttctctagggtagggggtagcattcggaattttggatgaaaagcctgcccaaattaaacggcctgccactcgggcccagaagagatgatatgcatataactggtagatttggatagaaaacactctaaagtttctaaaactgttaaaatagtgtctgtaagtataacagaactgattttgcaggcgaaaacctgagaagaattaattcaggaagtagttttttggggggttttgtagttttctattcaatgccattacagtatccattgacttaggactcaaatttcAGTTcttatgccttccactagatgtcaacagtctttagaaatggtttcaggcttgtattctgataaATGAAGGAGTAAGACctgtctgaatgagtggaccgtaccttgtcacagagctttttcatgcacaatcccgagagagtgcctttcttgtttaccttttatattgacaacgttattgtccggttgaaatatcaTAGATCATTTATTATAGATCatctaaaaacaacctgaggattgaatataaacattgtttgacatgtttctatgaactttacggatccaatttttatttttttgtctgcctgttttgactgcgtttgagcctgtggattactgaagaaaacgcgcaaacaaaataGGTTTTTGAAtttaaagagactttatcgaacaaaaggaacatttattgagtaaattaatgtcttctgagagCCACCATCAAAGataagggattcattttatctatatttctgacttgtgtaactcttctacttggctggttactgtttgtaatgatttgtctgctgggctatgttctcaaataatcgcaaggtatgctttcgccgtaaagcattttttaaatctgacaccgtggttggattcacaagaagttaatctttaaacctatgtaaaatatgttttgttttctgaattttttcacgagtatttctgtatttgaatttggctctgcaatctcactggatgttggccaggtgggacgctagcgtcccacataccctagagaggttaagttcagagatgtattggctgtctAGACATGTAATAAATATATGCATTTGAGTATTTACTCTCTTTGTTCAGAACCTAACAGTTGTAAAATGCATTaagtttttttgttgcttttagtcttaatttaagtttagggttaaggtaaggattaACATCAGATTTAATGATGTTGTGGCTATGCCATCTAGTgacctcccactgggcacagacgtcaattcaacatctattccacgttggaaTAGATGGAACGTTGGAACCTGTTtcaatttcattgaaattacatggaaacaacgttgattcaaccagtgtgtgcccagtggcctctgcagagctgcctccagaacaagattcatgacaaaaaaaAACTAACCTGCTCAAACATTTGAGAAAAACAATCCTGCTGGCCGTATGTTTGACACTCATGAAGTAGACTGTCTCTCTTAAATGTTGTTCATTAACCATGATCTGTCTAGCCttgtcccagatcagtttgtgctgtttTGCTTTCTTGGCATAaaaacaaacagatctgggacaaaTAAATTATCTCGCTAAGAAAAGGCAATAGCAGAAGTTTGTTTGGATTGCCATCTATTACCTTTTGGTTGATCTCGCCACCAGAATCTTCACCGGGCGGTCATTTGGGTCCAGGCAGAGTTGACGTCCATTTTTGAGTGTGATACTAAAATAATTAAAGGGAGATTGTCTGTACTCCAGAGACTTCTTTCAAGGTAAGGAATTACCGACAATTCCTTTAACGCATTATCTTCAAGATGTGCACCAGTACCTTTGTTCTGTGTTCCTTTGAGCAAATTCTTAAACCTCCACCGTTTTTTTATTGTAAGTTACTTTTCATGTTTTCAACACTTAGTCTGAAGATCAATGTCAAAACATTTAACCCGATGGTCAACTATCAATGTGTTGATTTATCTGTTGAGTATGGAACAATGATTGGGTCCCTGCGTGTCAAAAAATTCCCCATCAAATAACACTTTTTGACGTGtctaataacactatttgacctgttaaataagcttttaatttgacactCAAATATCAGTTATATTAtggaatgttgtgtgttctgaatttgccaagcgccaccactattaccagtagcactgtcaaagctgtacaaaaaaggtctgcaaacaagcaaacaccggccacaaacgatgtgtttacaataccgcgttggtaataaagcattaactatttgttcgaccgcaactccTAAGGTAGCTTAGCTacctagctttagcttggtacctaagCTAGCACCACACAACCAGCCTacaactgcagtcattttcattattcttagcaatgatttaggaatccttgtgagtaactattagctaggttgccacttgttgttcgcctattgaaattgaacttcagttcatgaaaataaatagctagccagctacttaacacTGTTGCccaacgttataagcagccagttAGCTTCATCTGGCTAATGACGCTCGACCGGACCGTGGTATGTGTtatgaagctagccacaataaggattaggcacagtAATGGAATTTGCGGtatgccttcaaaataaaagtaccccattgaaagtgatgcagaaggttaaTTGGTGGAATCTTGCCATATTTAGAGTAGATAATGTTGAaaaggttggaatgtgaagcaatgaaatggggtatccgtctaggtgacacccacagaacacatcTGGGAAGGGTTTACGCAAATACTAGCGTTGTAGCTCTTATCgcgggactgtgactgtgtgaaatcccctccccagtcagcctattgtgtgtattgacattcattttgcactgtacagctttacctaaggattggggatcaatgaaatggaaTAAGTATGCCcgcaatgcaattctaaagtataatacatccagcgtgatttcaacagatttttaTTAAATTAACAAATgattgtcttttgttgattttatttAACAACGTTCCAACCTCATTTATCAGGATCTACTCAATAATGGCagaattctactatttgtattcatttgcatcactgtcagtGACAAACCTTTAGTTTGTAGGCAAACCGCAAAGTCAACATTGtagctaatccttattgtggctagcttcacatagatggtccgaccaccattaatcaaataagaactgtcttatgaatttagttattttagatgatgacacctagctatatagttagctaactATACCTACTGAAGCAGAttatgtcgttttgctatgtttttggggaagaacattgtttgcatccatgagcgaGCTagctttcttttttttaatgaccagcactgtagagACAACTAtgccagcatcatagcatacgtatcaaTGAATCGTTGTGATATATGAAATACGAGTGCTAGTGTAATCAATGtataataactacgtaaaaaataTGAATGCTTTAAATGATTATGTGATgtgtcctgattggtcaacaagcttatttgacatgtcaaatagtgttatttgacttgtcttttttgacacgcaacgACCCAAACGACGTTCCATAGCTGAGGGACTCcaaaacttttaaaaaaaatgtattttgtactTTTTACTTATTCTGAGAAAAAAATGGATTAATAATCAAACACATTATTGATTGTAAATGTTCAATTATGTTGATTTATCAGTTGAGGGAGTTACTCACATGACTTCAGTCTTTGAGCAGTGCGGTCGAGGAGGGAGATGCAGCACTCTCTTCAGATTCCTGAACGGAATACGACCAGTCTGCACGTTGGGGCAAAGGCAGCGTAGAACCCGTGGCTGTCTTTTCcctatagagaggtagggtggaaagCACAATGGGTTTGTCTTACATTTCTTATTTCGATTTCACTTTTTATCTTGAATGATGTATGATGATATCaagagttagagttaggttaagggttaatgctgtatatacagtgtaatAATGAGTAGTAGTTACAATAGTTATTACACTGTATacacatgataataacacattcataagaaCACTCATGTAAAGAGTTAGTTGCGAAAACTTCAAATGAAAGTAACCAGGTTATAAATTCAACAAAGTAATAAACTATCATGCACTAGTACAAAAATAGCAGTAATGAATTAGTAATTACGTATACAATATTAAGTGATAAATGAATGATTATTTACCTTCAGTTGCTGAGAAGATTGCCAGGAGGGTGAGCAGAACGATGGTTATGTTTGCAGTGTTCATGGTGATATCCTTTTACTTGCAGCACTGTGGGAGGCTGCTGTACTATGGGTCTCCAATGATGATTCTGTTGTCGGATGTGAGTGCCCTGGTTTTTCTGGTAAtcatgtgtttgaccaaatagaAGAGAGagctgctgcttctctctctctctctctctctctctctctctgtctctctgtctctctctctctctctctctgtctctctctctctctctctctctctctctctctctctctctctctctctctctctctctctctctctctctctccatagaaAGATATAAGTGGGTGGCTGCTTTTCCTctgatgggccctggtcaaaagtagtgcacttagtGCCTTTCAGAATACAGAGAGTGGAATTTTAATTTAGTgtggaatagtgtgccattttggacgtAACCTGAAACTTCCCCGCCAATGAAGTATATACTTTGTGTCCACTTCAGTAGCTTTCCATGATTAGTCTCCTGTCCTGGACAACATTGAAGAAACATTTCTCTGAGTCAAGTTGAAGGGCCATTTCGGGGTTGTCTGAAGTAGAGACCAGCTTGTCAGGGAAAATATTCCTTTTTCTTTTTACATTTTCTCTGGCTGTGATTTTCGACTGATGTGAGCGTTCGTTGTGCGATCATGTTGGTCAAACCTTTGTGACCCTGAAATCAGCAACCATAAAATCTCTTCACTCAGACATCCTCTGGCAAGTGAGGCAAGCAATGCTACAAATGGATCTAACTGTCAGATTGGGTTTGTTTGTCTCTTTAGCTTAGTGTTGGCATCGCTGTTGTACTGACAGATTGATGTTTATTGAGATGCGTCTTATACTTGAgccagaactgagcga
Encoded proteins:
- the LOC139417118 gene encoding growth-regulated alpha protein-like — encoded protein: MNTANITIVLLTLLAIFSATEGKRQPRVLRCLCPNVQTGRIPFRNLKRVLHLPPRPHCSKTEVIITLKNGRQLCLDPNDRPVKILVARSTKRMQESKHSKEVGSTTHTP